From the Hordeum vulgare subsp. vulgare chromosome 1H, MorexV3_pseudomolecules_assembly, whole genome shotgun sequence genome, the window ATACATGAGAATTCAGAGCGGACTTTTGTCATACAATACATACGCAAGTGTCTGAATCCGGTACAGCTGGTGACGCCTGCATAGAATATTTCCGGTCAACTTGCAAACTTTGCGAGCGAGCGAGCGAACGAACGAATACCTCAGCGTCTCGGCCAAAGAATCCGGCCGAACCGTTATATGCCAGAGAAGAATATCCTTCTCCGTTATTATCCACCTCGAACGAACCCGTCGATTGGATCCCAAGCATACATACGgccacctcctcttcctcttcctccccgTAGCCAAGTCAACCCCAAACCGAGAGAGAGAAACCAAATAGTACACGCGAGAAAACAATAACAAACCGAGagatctcaaaaaaaaaaatgatATCGAGAGTCCCAAGACCGAGCCAAGCAAATCGTAACCGCCAGGCCTGCATCCTCATCTGAACCCAGACCGGCCGCCCCTGGCCGCAACCGCAACCGCAACCGCAACCACGCGCACCCCCGGCCTGACCTGACCTGAccaccctccccttccttccttccttccttctgcCCAAAGAAACACCGCCCACGCGAGGTCGGTCGCGTCTCCACGGGTCCGGGCTCGCTCGGGTAACGGAGACGGGACGGGCACGGGAAGGGAACGGCCAGCGCGTGCCAGGTTACCAACCCCGCACCGCGCCGCGCCGGGGGCTCCTGGCCTGGGCCGCTATAAAAGGGGGGCTCCCTCGCCTCCCAaacctccccctcttcttcctcgccaacAACGACCATCACCACAGCAAAACAAGGGAAACCAACCATGTCCAACGTGCCCACCTCCCTCCGCGACTCCTCCCTCACCGTCTTCCGCCTCGCCATCTCCAGCTCCGACCCCTGGCCCTTCTCTTCCTAACCCTCTCGAGTTcgaccgatctccctctcccctcctccttcttcaccaGAAGCCCTCGTCCGGTCCTCGCCTCCGATCGATCCGATGCACCtcaggcagcagcagcagcaccacagGGCGGAGATGGTGGCGCCCAAGGGGTGCGTGACGGTGCGCGTGGGGGCCGAGGGGGAGGAGCAGCGCCGCTTCGCCGTGCCGCTCGACCACCTCAAGCACCCGCTCTTCGGGGCCCTCCTCGACGAGGCCGAGCGCGAGTACGGCTTCAGGCACCAGGGCGCCATCGCCATCCCCTGCCGCGTCGACCGCTTCGTCCACGTCGAGCAACTCATCGACCGCGACCTCGGCGTGCAGGGCCACCAGCTCGTCGACCTCGACTGCGGCGCCACCACCGCCCACTCCCACGGCCACCTCCACCTGCCGCGCTTCGTCGGCTGCTTCCGCGCCTGACCCGTGGATCCATCGAGGGGTTCGCTTCTTCTTGCTGTTTCTTTAGGGTTGGTTGGTTGAGTAGTTCTCTCCCGTATGCTAGGTGCTAGCTGGCTGGTTTGTTTCGCCCCTCCGCTCTCCATCTTCAATTCGGTGTTGGGTTGTTATGGCTGTTCTCGATTGGTTTGGTTTGTGCTGGGAGAATCGGCCGGAGGACGAATTCGAtgttgatgacgacgacaaaTTATGATCCAAGTGTAAAGAGATAATATAATTGTTACTAGCTTAATTCTGTCTCTTCTTTTTTCCCTTTTGTCATGTCAATTTGATGCTCTCCGCAGAAAAAGTGAGGGAATATATTGTTGCTTGTCTACGCGATTTCATCAAACATCTATACGCCCCAGTCTTTTGACGGGAAATTACAAAGGAAATTGTCAATAAATG encodes:
- the LOC123410425 gene encoding auxin-responsive protein SAUR32-like, which translates into the protein MHLRQQQQHHRAEMVAPKGCVTVRVGAEGEEQRRFAVPLDHLKHPLFGALLDEAEREYGFRHQGAIAIPCRVDRFVHVEQLIDRDLGVQGHQLVDLDCGATTAHSHGHLHLPRFVGCFRA